GGTGGTTATAAAGGTGTGATAGCTGTTGACCGTAATTCCTTCCGCAAGCTGTCACTTCGTGGCAGTATGCTCAAATTTGAATCAAAGAACAGGATGCTTAATATTACCAAGTGGAGTGACGCCATGCCTTGCTATCTCAACCGGGAGATTGTTATCCTTTTATCTACTTTGGGAGTTGAGGATAAAGCTTTAGAAGAACTGCTAGATAATCATCTCCTTCTTCTGGGCAAGATGTTGACCACTAACGAGGCAGCTTTAGATGTTTTGGAGAGTATAGGTGGTGGAGAcgtaaaaaaaatcttgatgagGATGTTGCTTCAAGGATACGCACCCAATTTGGAGCCTTATCTTTCGATGATGCTTCAATCACATTTTGAGAATCAGCTTTCTGACCTAAGAAGTAGGTGTCGTATATTCATCCCAAAAGGGCGAGTTCTAGTAGGATGCCTAGATGAAACAGGTATATTGGATTATGGCCAGGTTTATGTACGAATAACCATGAATAAGGCCGAGCTACAAAATGGTCCCCAGAATTTCTTTGAGAAGGTGGATGAAAAAACTGCAGTAGTAAGAGGCAAGGTTGTAGTAACAAAAAACCCTTGTCTTCATCCAGGAGATATAAGAGTACTGGATGCTGTGTATGAGGTGGCATTAGAGGAAAAGGCCTGGGTGGATTGCATTATTTTTCCTCAGAAAGGAGAAAGGTAGAGTTTAAATGCTCAATGTATGATATTTGAGCAGAAAATGTTCAGTACACTATATTTAGTGGAACTTTCATATCCCAACTATTTACATAATTTGATTCGTCTACCATACCCTGCCCTTTTCCAGTCTCTTTGCAAAGTTTTGGAATCATAAAACTAGGACAGAAAGTAAGTGGCTAGTGCTAATAGGTTCTATTATTCTTTTTAAATCAGTTCTAGTAGCCTACCCTGACTACCTTGGGATTGAGGTGTAGTACTTGTTGTAAGTACTAATAGGTTCTAGTAATTGCACTGAATACATCTTCCTCAAAAATTTGCActgaatataattttttttttttattgtttttttgcTAGAGGTTCATGTATTCTATGATATTACTTACAATGTTTTTTTTGGAGGTGTTCAGGTATCATGAAGCTATACCACAAACTTTACCCTATTGTGTATATGCAGCTGCCACACTTCCGTGATAGATTTTTGTTAATGATAACTGGCTTGCTTGAACACTGAAACGTTTGTTTTCGTTGCCCTTTCACAAAGACTGTCTTTCATGTTTTTTCGTCATAAAATATTTCATCGTGAAATTTTAGCATGTGTAAAGAGTTGAAAAGAGGCATGAATAGagagttggctagtcttggagcaGAGGTCTGCTTTCGACATTTTTTCTTGTAGAGTACTTAGAGTAGTGAATTGTCATGTACAGGCCTCATCCAAATGAATGCTCTGGTGGTGATCTTGATGGAGATCTTTATTTCATAAGCTGGGATGAAAATCTCATTCCTAAACAAACTGTGACACCCATGGACTACACTGGGCGAAGACCTCGTATAATGGATCATGAAGTCACTCTAGAGGTAGCTTGAACACTATTTCTTCAAATAGTCAAGAAACCTTATTTCTGAATACCTCTCTGATTTTTGCAGGAAATTCAGAGATTTTTCGTTGATTACATGATTAGCGATACTCTAGGTGCGATCTCTACCGCACATTTGGTTCATGCAGATCGTGAACCAGATAAAGCTCTGAATCCAAAATGCCTCCAGTTAGCAACCCTTCACTCTATGGCTGTGGACTTTGCAAAAACTGGAGCTGCAGCTGAGATGCCAAGGTATTTAAAACCAAGAGAGTTTCCTGATTTCATGGAGAGGTGGGACAAACCCATGTATATTTCTGAAGGGGTACTAGGAAAGCTTTATCGTGGTATTGTCAAGTCTTTTGTTCGTAGGAACGCAGATGACCTTTGCACTATCCAGGATGCTTATGATCATGACCTTTTAGTAGAAGGTTATGAGGATTTCCTTGAAAATGCTAAAAATCACAAAGAAATGTACTTGGATAAAATGAGCAGCTTACTCAACTACTATGGAGCAGAGAAGGAGGTTGAGATACTGACGGGCAACTTGTGCCAGAAGTCTGAGTATTTGAAGCGGGACAACAGGAGGTATTTTGAGCTAAAAGATCGCATCTTGGTTTCTGCCAAAAGTCTACGGAAGGAGGTCAAAGGATGGTTCACTGGTTGCTGCAAGGAGGATGATCATCAGAAATTGGCATCAGCATGGTATCATGTTACTTATCATCCTAATTACTGCCAAGGAAGTGCTAATTGTCTGGGCTTTCCCTGGGTTGTTGGTGACATTTTGCTGGATATAAAGTCGCGTAATACCAGCAAAATGAACCCCTAGTTTTCAACCATGCTGGCAAACTTTTGTGTATCCTGGCTTACCAAGAAAAATGTGTAATCCTAATGTAGACTTTTAACTCTCATGCCAGAAGTGCCATCAACTCAAATCTGCTGTTGATCACTATAAAAGCAATCATGCACCTGTACCTAACAATTAGATGTGTAATTGCTTTGGAATCACGGCAGTCttcatacaaaattgatcttaaTTTCCTGGAGACCCTCGAAATGGAACAAACATGAGCATGATAGCGACATGCAACATTTCTGTGCTCATAGATGTCAGACGGGGTCAGTGGCACTTATGCCCCTATTTTGTGCTGATGTTTAATATTTTTTCCCTCATAACAAGTAACTTTTTCGCATAattttatattttcgcatcataatattctATAAATTATGCCTGCATGACTTTTGTTCTTAAAGAACTCATGCCTAGTATTGATaggcaaaattaaagacccaTCCATTCGAAGGGAAATTCGTGCTATTTCTTTTGTCAAACATGTCAGAAATGTTTCTGAATTCAAGTGTAGGTTCCAATTAAACAAAAAGGAAGCTCGTGCTCGCTTTCTTTTTCTTATCTTTCTAATAGCAGTAATGTTCGAATCAACTTGAGCACATTTAAACTATTCCAAGGGAACAATAGTTTAAGCTATTGCGTGCCTTTTTTCATTTATAATAACTGTAAAAAAGCAAATGGAAGTCTTATGTTATAGTTGAGGGGCCACTATTTATCCAGGTTTCTAAATTATATTATCTTACCAAGAACTCCTTATCTTCTTCGAATGAACTTAATTTTTTAGAAATAAAAAAACTGGAAACACTGCGCAATGCTAGTGCTTGACAAGTTGGTGGAGTAGAGAAAAAACCCCAAAAAGAAATTATAGAAATTAGGAGGGGAGAAAGGCAAAGGTTTATCTCCACTTTGtgttctttttcttttggatAAGGTGGACTATCTCCACTTTGTAAAATTGACAATTCCATGAACTGCACACTTTTTTTCATCCATTAAACCTTTATCTCCTAACAAAAAGGAACAATAAG
The nucleotide sequence above comes from Lycium barbarum isolate Lr01 chromosome 3, ASM1917538v2, whole genome shotgun sequence. Encoded proteins:
- the LOC132632767 gene encoding RNA-dependent RNA polymerase 2 isoform X2, with product MLQLVKEQSLLAIYSQNTRIGNQEVMVESNLKHWKQSHNLYYYQNKGSLYLKLKHAPKLYQRVSGTAVASKFSADRYHICKEDCEFLWVRTTDFSGIKSIGCSSSLCWKIEDRLLSSDLLSSLPYYNNNVIHLFLVKVGDIYSASEFVPLVSFRSDLKLPYEILFQLNSLVHAQKISLGAVDTDLIEVLSKLELDTAVMFLQKMQKLQSTCFEPVTFIKTRLHVSGKSSKNQPSSSYSRLVNHNMMSVHRVLVTPSKIYCLGPELETSNYIVKNFASHASDFLRVTFVEEDWSKLSPNAISMSVEQGIFAKPYRTKIYHRILSILREGIVIGTKRFFFLAFSASQLRSNSVWMFASNEYVKAEDIREWMGCFNKIRSVSKCAARMGQLFSTSFQTMEVQPQHVEILPDIEVTSDGVTYCFSDGIGKISQAFARQVAEKCGLDDIPSAFQIRYGGYKGVIAVDRNSFRKLSLRGSMLKFESKNRMLNITKWSDAMPCYLNREIVILLSTLGVEDKALEELLDNHLLLLGKMLTTNEAALDVLESIGGGDVKKILMRMLLQGYAPNLEPYLSMMLQSHFENQLSDLRSRCRIFIPKGRVLVGCLDETGILDYGQVYVRITMNKAELQNGPQNFFEKVDEKTAVVRGKVVVTKNPCLHPGDIRVLDAVYEVALEEKAWVDCIIFPQKGERPHPNECSGGDLDGDLYFISWDENLIPKQTVTPMDYTGRRPRIMDHEVTLEEIQRFFVDYMISDTLGAISTAHLVHADREPDKALNPKCLQLATLHSMAVDFAKTGAAAEMPRYLKPREFPDFMERWDKPMYISEGVLGKLYRGIVKSFVRRNADDLCTIQDAYDHDLLVEGYEDFLENAKNHKEMYLDKMSSLLNYYGAEKEVEILTGNLCQKSEYLKRDNRRYFELKDRILVSAKSLRKEVKGWFTGCCKEDDHQKLASAWYHVTYHPNYCQGSANCLGFPWVVGDILLDIKSRNTSKMNP